In the Malus domestica chromosome 16, GDT2T_hap1 genome, one interval contains:
- the LOC139187621 gene encoding uncharacterized protein: MPIDKSWMQSGRSSEDYFNRVETFLDYAYNHLQPDDAKILCPCVKCSNRYKNVKVEVQQHLLYNGIIKNYTIWYLHGEDENDETDESNSDSDSDGSENDVINVEQDDDMHGLVEEGCPQDPNRDAEKFYKLLKEAEQPLYDGCKSYSNLSFVVNLLHIKSTGTMSNKAFGALLKLLKDAFPFCEKLPTSNDGAKKIVAELGLHYEKIDACKNDCIIYYKEHANATQCPTCKLSRWRTQEKGNKKKGKKVPWKILRYFPLTPRLQRLYMSSKTAADMRWHSKDRVKDGVLRHPADSEQWKYFDQIHESFGIEPRNVRLSLATDGFNPFGKMNLRHSTWPVLIFPYNLPPWMCMKEPYTFMSLLIPGPTSPGNDIDVYLSPLIDELQTLWETDVETYDISTRQNFQMRAALMWTINDYPAYAYMSGWSTQGRLACPYCASKTSHRRLSHGSKMCYLGHRRFLPSNHSWRKQKNKFDNTREKTVAPSRPSGDDVIQELDELRKITHGKQNKHTIPGLGRRHNWKKHSIFFQLPYWKTLLVRHNLDVMHIEKNVFESLIGTMMSIDGKTKDSLNARLDLREMGIREKYHPKVREYGKLDFLPGDYTLSDDDNRVLCKWLSELQVPDGYSGNLSRCVAAGERSISSMKTHDCHIFLERLLPFIARELLPKDVCEPLIELSYFFKELCAKVLREEDLNVLENQIAITLCKMEQIFPPAFFDIMIHLTCHLAWEAKMAGPVQYRWMYPVER; encoded by the coding sequence ATGCCAATCGATAAATCTTGGATGCAATCTGGGAGGTCATCCGAAGATTATTTTAACAGAGTTGAAACTTTTCTTGATTATGCATACAACCATCTTCAGCCGGACGATGCTAAAATTTTATGTCCTTGCGTCAAGTGTAGTAATAGATACAAAAACGTTAAGGTTGAAGTACAACAACATCTTCTTTATAATGGAATTATCAAAAATTATACTATATGGTATTTGCATGGGGAGGATGAGAATGACGAGACTGATGAAAGCAACAGTGATAGTGATAGTGATGGTAGTGAAAATGATGTGATCAATGTGGAACAAGATGATGATATGCATGGTTTAGTAGAAGAAGGCTGTCCACAGGACCCAAATAGAGATGCAGAAAAGTTTTACAAATTGTTAAAAGAGGCAGAGCAGCCGTTGTACGATGGTTGTAAGTCGTATTCCAACTTGTCCTTTGTTGTCAACTTGTTGCATATCAAGAGTACTGGTACTATGAGCAACAAAGCTTTTGGTGCATTGCTAAAATTGTTGAAGGATGCCTTTCCTTTCTGTGAAAAGTTACCTACAAGCAATGATGGTGCAAAGAAAATTGTTGCAGAATTAGGTCTTCATTATGAAAAGATCGATGCATGCAAGAATGATTGCATTATTTATTATAAGGAGCATGCAAATGCAACGCAATGTCCTACATGTAAGCTTTCGAGATGGAGAACACAAGAAAAGGGTAACAAAAAGAAAGGTAAAAAGGTTCCCTGGAAGATTCTGAGATATTTTCCACTCACGCCAAGGCTTCAGAGATTGTATATGTCATCAAAGACAGCTGCAGATATGAGATGGCATTCTAAAGATCGTGTGAAAGATGGTGTATTGAGACATCCAGCAGATTCTGAGCAGTGGAAATATTTCGATCAAATTCATGAGTCATTTGGTATTGAACCTCGAAATGTACGGCTTAGTTTGGCAACAGATGGATTTAACCCTTTTGGCAAGATGAATCTTCGCCATAGTACTTGGCCAGTTCTCATATTCCCGTACAATCTTCCTCCCTGGATGTGTATGAAGGAGCCTTATACTTTCATGTCCTTACTTATACCTGGACCAACAAGTCCAGGTAATGACATAGATGTATATTTGAGTccattgattgatgagttgcAAACACTATGGGAAACTGATGTGGAAACGTATGATATATCTACAAggcaaaattttcaaatgagaGCTGCACTTATGTGGACTATCAATGATTATCCGGCATATGCTTACATGTCAGGTTGGAGCACTCAAGGAAGATTGGCATGCCCATATTGTGCCTCTAAGACTTCACATCGCAGGTTATCTCATGGGTCAAAAATGTGTTATCTGGGTCATAGACGATTTTTACCGTCTAACCACTCATGGCGCAAGCAAAAAAACAAGTTCGACAATACAAGAGAGAAAACGGTTGCACCCAGTAGACCATCTGGTGATGATGTTATACAAGAACTGGATGAATTAAGAAAAATAACTCATGGCAAGCAGAACAAGCATACGATACCTGGGTTGGGAAGGAGGCATAATTGGAAAAAACATTCTATATTTTTTCAATTACCTTATTGGAAAACACTTTTGGTGCGTCATAACTTAGATGTTATGCACATcgagaaaaatgtatttgagAGTCTGATTGGCACAATGATGAGCATTGATGGTAAGACAAAGGATTCTTTAAATGCTCGCCTTGATCTTCGTGAAATGGGTATAAGGGAAAAATATCATCCAAAAGTAAGAGAATATGGTAAGCTTGATTTTCTCCCAGGTGACTATACATTGTCAGACGATGATAATAGAGTTTTATGTAAATGGTTATCTGAATTACAAGTTCCAGATGGATACTCTGGAAATTTATCTCGATGTGTGGCTGCTGGAGAACGTAGTATTTCTAGTATGAAGACCCATGATTGTCACATTTTCTTGGAAAGATTACTTCCCTTTATAGCTCGAGAGTTATTGCCTAAAGACGTTTGTGAGCCCCTCATTGAGCTTTCTTATTTTTTCAAGGAATTGTGTGCTAAAGTATTGAGAGAAGAAGATTTGAATGTTCTTGAAAATCAAATTGCTATTACATTATGCAAGATGGAACAAATATTCCCTCCTGCCTTCTTTGACATCATGATTCATCTAACTTGCCATTTAGCATGGGAGGCAAAAATGGCGGGTCCAGTGCAATATAGGTGGATGTATCCTGTAGAAAGGTAA
- the LOC103404777 gene encoding mitochondrial carnitine/acylcarnitine carrier-like protein — MGEVVKDLAAGTMGGVAQLVVGHPFDTIKVKLQSQPTPLPGQPPKFSGAIDAVKQTLSAEGAGGLYKGMGAPLATVAAFNAVLFTVKGQMETLLRSQPGVPLTVSQQVICGGGAGVAVSFLACPTELIKCRLQAQSAMGDAGSVGGAVKYGGPLDVAKQVLRSEGGVRGLFKGLVPTMAREIPGNAAMFGVYEALKQFFAGGQDTSGLGRGSLIVAGGLGGAAFWGFVYPTDVVKSVIQVDDFKNPKYSGSVDAFKKILASEGVKGLYKGFGPAMGRSIPANAACFLAYEVTRSSLG; from the exons ATGGGGGAAGTAGTTAAGGACTTAGCCGCTGGGACTATGGGAGGGGTAGCACAGTTAGTAGTTGGCCACCCATTTGATACCATTAAGGTTAAACTCCAAAGCCAGCCTACTCCACTTCCAGGGCAACCTCCCAAGTTCTCAGGTGCTATTGATGCTGTCAAGCAGACATTATCGGCTGAGGGAGCTGGGGGTCTCTACAAAGGAATGGGAGCTCCACTTGCCACTGTTGCAGCCTTCAATGCTGTCCTCTTCACCGTAAAAGGGCAAATGGAGACATTGTTAAGGTCTCAACCTGGTGTCCCGCTTACAGTTAGTCAGCAGGTCATTTGTGGGGGAGGGGCTGGAGTAGCTGTGTCCTTTCTGGCATGCCCTACTGAGTTGATCAAGTGCAG GTTGCAAGCCCAGAGTGCAATGGGGGATGCTGGCTCAGTGGGTGGCGCAGTGAAGTATGGGGGGCCGTTGGATGTGGCCAAGCAGGTACTTAGGTCGGAAGGTGGTGTGAGGGGTCTGTTCAAGGGGTTGGTTCCTACTATGGCACGCGAAATACCTGGAAATGCTGCAATGTTTGGTGTCTATGAAGCCCTCAAGCAGTTCTTTGCTGGAGGCCAGGACACTTCCGGCTTGGGAAGAGGATCTTTGATAGTGGCTGGAGGATTGGGGGGAGCCGCGTTCTGGGGCTTCGTCTACCCAACTGATGTTGTCAAGAGTGTAATCCAGGTAGATGATTTCAAAAATCCCAAGTATTCGGGGTCAGTTGATGCCTTTAAAAAGATTCTTGCCTCCGAGGGAGTCAAAGGCCTCTATAAGGGCTTTGGACCAGCTATGGGTAGAAGTATTCCAGCTAATGCAGCATGCTTCTTGGCCTATGAGGTCACAAGGTCAAGTTTGGGATGA